The following nucleotide sequence is from Paroedura picta isolate Pp20150507F chromosome 1, Ppicta_v3.0, whole genome shotgun sequence.
TCATCCTCTTGAGGGGAAGCATTCTCCTCCTTTTGGCTTTGAGGAGATACGAGGCACTCCATTATCTGAAAAGACATGAATACACAGCATCACTTCATTagttttttaataaaataagagtccagtagcacctttaagaccaagatttattcaaggagtgagctttcgagtgcaagcaccctttgtcagacattAGTTTTTGTAAGTTCTTAATAAAATAGTAATCAAACTAAAGGCTCATCCCTTTTTGATAGTTAACATTGTAAAGCAGAGGACAGGACTACTGTAATGGTTTtaaagggcccccgctcccccccttcctcccagaactccaccagagcgctctggacctgttgtggtattgcactgttccatcgttatattattttattatattgttatactgttacattattctgttatatggttacaaccactgttattaattactgtatgtttttaacgaagactgtttcatgtatcgttgactagttttaatgtaaactgccctgagcctttggggagggtggtatataaatctaaataaataaataaatacataaactatgtgtagaatggtaccggctagatatcaggagaaaattcTTCACAGTCGGAGAGGTTCAACAGTGGAACCACTGCCTAGGGAGatagtgagctctccctcactggtggcctttaagCAGCATCTGAAcaaatatttatcatggatgtttcaggctgatcctgcactgagcagggggctggactagatggcccgtatggctccttccaactcaattCTATAAGACTAACTAGATTAAAAAATTGTGGTTGTAATTTTTTTAACTGATATTAAAAAGATATAATTTAAACAAACTTAAAACAGcctatttttactaatgaaaCTTGCAGGTattaataaaacaaagaaaatctAGGTAGATAGAGAAAACACAACAAGCTTTTGTACAGAGAATTTGCATTCGGTTTTGAATATaagaaaacagaaaaccaaaGGTCAGTAGAAAAATTGCAGAGTAGTTACCCTGTTAGCTCTAAAGAACAAGAATACAAAATGCCACCTTTTGCTCTGCCTACTTTGTCAGTATAAAAACATACAGGCTTTCTAAGTATCACCAAACTTCTGATGAAGGACATGGGGGGAATCTGAAAAGGAGTTCCTTAGAACCTGACACAAATGATTCCACACCATCTTGAGCAGGCCCATAAAGAATGATGTCTTATCTATCTAGCCTAGTCTAACAATAACAAACAACTAATTAGTAATGAAGAAACGAAGAATGTATATAGAGAACCAGAAAATCTTTTCTTAAGAATGGGAGTCAAAAAAGGGAACTGGAATCCACTAAGCCTTACCAGCAACTATGTCCAGTCAGTTAATTGCTCTCAGCattcataaataaatactttatttttctaacctgcccttcTAACACAGTTCAGGGCAAGTAAACCACATCATCAACAATTCCCCCAACCAATGTGCCAGACAAGAGGGGTTTAACATCAAGGAGCTAGTCTTTCCACCTTCCAGTGCTAAAGCCAGCTGAGAATGCATTTATCCTCAATTTTgacaatttatttcctttcttgtgttCCCCCCACTCGGAAGGGAAACAAAATGAACGGCAACGTTATATGTTAAGCTTGTAGTCTCCATTTGGCCCCTGAATCTGTGAGACATCCCAATCATGTTGTTGACTAGTTTACTGATAATTCCCATTCATTGTttccgaggaagtgtgcgtgcacacaaaagcttgaccaccactttgctggtcttaacggTGACCGTGGACCCAAAGCCCTGTTCTACATGCTCTTACCCGCAAGACTGCACCCAAGGGCGGCGGATCTAAGAAACACCACACTGTGCTCCTCCTGCAAGCCACACACTCATTGAGCCCGAAACCCACCGGGACGCATCCAAGAAACGGCAAGGCTGCCAGTCAGGAGGCAGGCGGGAGCTGGCACGGGCCTGAGTCACTAAGAGACAGCCCCTGAGCGCACAACGCTATGCCTCGCCACAATGCGGCGGGAGGCACCTGGAGACAGCCCCGCGGAAGAGTCGCCGCGCGGATTGATGCAATGACCCGCCCTCGGCACTTCCGCTCCTTCCGAACCCTGCCCGGGTTACAGGCATTCACACGTGACTTTCAGCCGAGCGCGCGCGCTAGTTTTACTTCCTGCGCTTCAAATTTAGAGGGCGACACGGCAGGCCGCCGGAAAGACTCGCCGGGGTTTGCCGGGAATTGTAGTTTCGTTCCTTTTTTTGCGCGGGATTAAAGGTAACGTTGTGGCGCGGAGGTGGTTCAAACGCTGTTAGCACGTTCGCCGCggtttgtgtggggtttttttttttatatttgtcTCTAAAAACGAGTCTTCATTTTTGTGTCCCTTCCATTTAGCTGAACCTCTATAGAAAAACGTTGCCTCTGCGCATATGCTTTACAAAAGCGGATCTACTCGGAAGTGTATCCTACGTGGGCTTCCTCCCATCACAGTATATTCTTAAAACTGCAGTCACAGAGTCGCAGCTTCTATTTCTGGTTAAAAGGAGATAGCAATGGAGTCCTAAAAACGGTTTCCGGGACCTGATTCTCATCGAGTAGATAAATAGGACTCTGAGTGGACCGGTTCAGGATGGCTCTCTAAGGCTGCGATCGGGAGGATACGAAGTAAGCCCTACTGAAGCAAGtgtacttctgagtagacctagaTGAAATTGCTCCGTACTTTACCTAAGCCTTCAAACGATCTTGCAGAATCGATGCCGatcacaacattttttaaaaaaagctagtTTCCGgtatgagaaatacctggagatttgaagggtggAGCAACTGGAGCTGCTTGCTGGCCTTGGGCTCTATTAGAAGGCTTCTGGGCAAGGTTTTTTGTGGCCAAGAAGACATTTGTATTATGCTTCCGGATGGTTTGCTTCAAAAGCTGACTGGTCTCTAAGGACCCCAGTGTacgtatgtatatatatatatgtgtgtgtgtgtgtgtatttatttatgtatcccTTTGCATGCCGCCCGTCCCcagggggctcagggtggctcacaacagtttataaataatataaatcctAACATTGTTAGCATTAAAGTGAGTCTCACACTTTCAGTCAAACTGCCTAAGAAGTCTGCGGGTTTGGCaagacacagactccaattctttaATAATAATAGCACTATTTAACAACTCCTATTCCAaacaccccccttcaaggatcgctgccttgttgtggcaagggggcttgcgtagttcagtgaagctatgagctataccgtgcagggccacccaagacggacaggtcatagctgagagctctgacaaaaggtgatccactggagaaggaaatggcaaaccactacagtatctttgctatgaaaactctatggacagttccaaattgagaaaggagttcggcaaggctgtatactgtcgccttgcctatttaacctgtatgcagagcacatcatgagaaatgtgggattagaggagtcacaaattgggatcaagattgcagggagaaatatcaacaacctcagatatgcagatgataccactctaatggcagaaagtgaagaggaactaaagagcctgttgatgcgggtgaaggaggagagtgcaaaagttggcttgaaactcaacatcaagaaaacaaagatcatggcatccggccctctcaattcctggcaaatagatggggaagaaatggagatagtgacagattttattttcctgggctccaaggtcactgcagatggggactgcagcaaagaaattaaaagacgcttgctcctggggaggaaagctatggcaaatctagacagcatcctaaaaagcagagacatcaccctgccaacaaaagtgtgtttagtcaaggctatggtcttcccagttgcaatgtagggctgcgaaagttggaccataaggaaggccgagcgtcaaagaattgaggcttttgaactctggtgctggagaagactcttgcgagtcccttggactgcaaggcgaacaaaccggtcagtcctagaggagatcagccctgactgctctttagaaggccagatcctgaagatgaaactcaaatactttggccacctcatgagaaggaaggactccctggagaagagcctaatgctgggagtgattgagggcaaaagaagaaggggacgacagagaatgaggtggctggatggagtcactgaagcagtaggtgcaaacttaaatggactccggggaatggtagaggacaggaaggcctggaggatcattgtccatggggtcgcgatgggttggacacgacttcgcacataacaacaacattccaaacactgaacagagaaaagtgacatgcatgcaacttatatacatttcaggccAGCCaccaagagctctgattggctCTGAACCAGCCCACCGGATTGGTCCATTGTTAGAGTTAGGATCAGTTATCATTGGTTGGCATTTGAACCATCATTTGCATGCAGTGACAACTGTCCACATaaataacacccctcccccctaagATAAGACCCACCATTTGGAATATGAGTCCACTATTAGAAGGAATGTTTGGTTCTAGAAGAGGCCAGTGAAGTTCAAATGCAGGCAGGACCAGGATGTCCTGGTCGACTCCCATTTCTGGATAGGAGCTTGTGGAATCTCGGGGTGATTTGCTTGGCAGGGAGTGCAGCATTTTACCAAGGCCTCGATATCCCAGTTGATGCCAGGCCAGCAAACATAGCTGCTTGCGGAAGCCTTCATGTGAACTATCCTGGGGTGGCCATCATGCAGCGCTGCCAGCACCCGGGACTGGAGTTTGGGCAGCACAAACACTCAGTTCCCCCAGAGCAGGAAGCCCTTGTGGGCCACACTGCAAAAGGGGCAAACTCCCCTGTTGGCTTGTCCTTGggccaccccctccacccccagttcAGCACATGCTTCAGTACCTTGtccctggaggaggtggaggcaATGTTGGCGGCATGAAGGGGAGGCTCCGGTAAGTCCTCGATGAGGAGGATGTGCTGCACTGGGGAAGGGTCAGCGCCAACCTCTCAAAGTGGTAGCTGAGCTAAGGGCATCAGCATGACCCATAGTGTCGGTGGCACGGTGTTACAAGGAATATTGATAACCGTTGAAGAAAATGGACCACTGCAACATCCAGGGCAAAAGACTCTGTGGGGTTTGATTGTCTGGTGTGAACAGTCCGAACAATGGCTTGTGgttcaaataaatataaaagggCAGCTGAACAGATAGTCATTTAAAATTTTTTAGCTAAGGCCTCTTTATCAATTTGTACGTAGTTATGCTCTGGAGTTATGCTCTAGAATAGAGTCCGATATCAGCAAACGGCTGACTATGGAAAATGCTTAAACTTGCTATTAGAGTGCCTTGTTAATAGTACATTTGTAATTGGCAGAAATGCAGATTCTGCCGTTCACTTTGAGTGGAGTAACAATGTGGGTTTCTCATTTGGCGTGGGAAACGTGTTCTAGTACGACTTGGGCGATCAGATGGTCGAGTTTGGTGTCAATCCGTGGTTTGAGAGTGAATGGTACTCTGCAAGCCTTCAGCCGTATGGGCTTGAAAGCTGAGTTGAGATCGAAAGAGATTGGCAGGCCGGTATAACATCCCAGCATGTCATTGAAAACAGATGTGAACTCTGCACAGAGATTGTCTAATGGGGATGGCTGCAAGCAGTGGACCCCAGAGATAGTGATGCCCAGGGGGGCAAGCCATTCGGCGGCCAATTCGCTAAAGGCATCTCTGCGCAAATGCGCACCACACGCACACGTGCGGCAGCACCTGCTTGTGCccgggactccccccccccccccggcggaccGATCCGTGGCCTTCAAaaagttgggggccactgctttagaagaagaagagttggttcttatatgctgcttttctctacccgaaggaggctcaaagttaCTTACAgccgccttctctttcctctccccacaacagacaccttgtgaggtgggtgaggctgagagagccttgatattgctgatcggtcagaacaattttatcagtgctgtggcgagcccaagttcacccagctggctgcatgcggaggagcacaggatcaaacctgtctcgccagattagaagtccgcgctcctaaccactgcaccaaactttcCTGTCCTATGCACACTTACCTGATTGAACATATGGTGGTTTACTAGTCATTAAAAAAATGCCTTCTTAGTTTCATTGCTTAAAAAGAATATAAAATCTGGCTCCCTTCTGTGTCACCTCTATTTTAGCTTGCTAGtcatctgaagatttggggcagAAACTGACTGAAAGGTTCAGTTTTCAGTTCACTGAAAGCTGATTAACATTGTTGCTGTTCACATGAAAATTGCACGACCCTCATTTTATAAAGCTGCTATCATATAAGAAATTTTGATAAACTGGGTGTTTGATAAGGATTATCTTCAAGCTTATTAACTTGgcccataaggaaagccgagtgtcaaagaatcgaggcatttgaactctggtgctggagaagactcttgcgaatctcttggactgcaaggcgaacaaaccggtcagtcctagaggagatcagccctgcctgctccttagaaggccagatcctgaagatgaaactcaaatactttggccacctcatgagaagaaaggactccttggagaagaacctaatgctgggagcgaatgcgggcagaagaagaaggggatgacagagaatgaggtggctggatggagtcactgaagcagttggtgcgaacttaaatggactctggggaatggtaaaggacaggaaggcctggaggatcattgtccatggggtcgcaatgggtcggacacaacttcgcacctaacaaaccTTCAAGCAGTCATCTGAACTAACCCTGAGTAAACCTGTGGTAAGACTATATAAAAGGATTTCGCTTTAAAAAGGATCTGTCATTGttacatttttgaaaatgtttatttaataTCTGAGACCCTTAATATTTCACAAAATTTAATTATgtaaaaagcaaaataattatATCAGCTGCACCCTTTCTCAAGAATATATATGAACTTTTTCCATGTCATACAGCTCCAAGAATCCCACTGTTCTTACTGCATATCTGTAGTGTCTCTTATTTTTTACTGCATGTAGCACAAGTAATTGCATTGAccttggctttctttttttacaattccccctcccccagggtttGCGTTACAAAGGCCCGAGTACTATATGAACAATAGAATTATGTGAAATTGCTTTTCCTTTTTCATCCTTCTGCAGTGCGCTCACCTGGAATGTGGGCACAGAAGCAGATGTGAGTCACTCATCTGTGAAGCTGAAGAATTTTCTTTGGTCTTGAACCAGAGTCCATGCACATTTATGCAAGCTCTCATTACATAATGCTCTTTCTTTTCAGGGTAAATCATAACCTAATTACAATATTCTGAAACCAGTGGGTTTCTGAATATTTGTAATCTACCAGAGCATTCGTTGCTGATCTAAAagtcagggcatttctgcacatgataaatgtagtgtaatgtttgccaaaTGTAGACAGCATATTTCGGCCCCTCCACATAACGTTACCTACATCCAGTGTATGGGCAGCAGCCAGCtcgctacatcttccattttaaggaGTGACTttgggaatcgcaaaaagtggattcaccaatctaaaaaGCGTAATCAGCCAGCAGAAGGAACGTGTGATagtcagctctgcaatgtcccagCCTTgcaccttcctccctctcccttcttcccagggatgggaatttctttcttCTTAAAAATGGCGACGCACGCAGAGCAATGCATTGGCAATAGGCAAGGCTAGCAATACACAGAAGTATATATTTGTGGTGATGTGATACAAGGCTTGCTTCTTTTACAAAAGTatgatttaaaaggttgtcacagCATTGCCAAAGCACCATGTTTTTGGCGTACTCtgaaaactcccctcccccacaaaatgtcttcccccccccccgaagtgtgAGTACTTTGCTGTTCTCAAAGGAGCACATCAGGTAACATAAGCAAGTTTAATGGTTGATTTTACCATTTTGGGGTGGCTCGCATGCTATTTTTTCACTTCAAAATGAGTGTAAACGCATGTTCGTTTACATGCAAGTAAAATAAATGGTGGCGAGAATTCAAGTAGACGTGATCCCATCAGCCCAATCTACGTGGCCAATCAGGAGTTGAGAATTCCCCTGGGTGGAGTGAGGCAGGAAGGGTCAAAATCAAAAGCGGCTCCTGTGGCCAACCATCTTCTACCTTCTTTGCCTAGGGCCAAAATGGAGTCCAAATCGCAGAAAAACTCCCAGTCATCGACCTTCCAGACTAGTGGCAGGGGACCTACTTGGAGGGATGCCGAGGTCAGGGACCTACTTGCCATCTTCATCGAGGAGAAGATACAAAATGCCCTTAACTCctcccacaggaaccgggaggtgttcgaagaGGTTGCCGTGAGGATGCGGGCTCTGGGCCACAATAGGACAGGGTTGGAGTGCCGgtccaaaactaaaacaatgAGGGCAGAATACTTTCGCTGTGTGGCCCACAACCGGATTCCTGGAGAAGCTCCAGTaacctgcccctactttgaggTCCAAAGGGCCATCTATGGTGAGTGTAATGGCGACAGACGGCCCAAAAGGGTTCCCCGTAGCCTTAAACTAATAAAGAAGAAGCATATGATGGAGgacagcagccagcagcagccataTGATCCCGACGAGGGACCATCCACTGCAAGGTCTCATCCGAGGATCGATGCCGAGCCAGAGAGGATGGAGATGGTCACCCTCAACCTCTTTCCAATCCTGCCAGGGGAGGAAGCCGTTCTCCACTGCCCTACTTCCCTAGCCTCAGGTAAGCATGGAGTGCCAGAGTTGCAGGTTTTGTCACTTGAACCTTTGTCAGGTGGCAAGCATTCATAATCTTATTCGTTTCTCCATGTGGGCAGGCCAGAGCTGCTTATGCTTCAGTTGCTCTGCAGTTATCCCGCCTTACACATTGTTCAATGTGCATTAAACAATGCTTGCCCCTGGTAATCTCTTCCTCGGTGTGTCCTCAAGGCAGCACACGAAACTGTTCTGGGCTGCTAGaggtgtgtgttgttttttgttttaacagAGACCCAACTTCCCGAGCCTTCCACCCAAGCTAGTGAAAAGATCTCTCCTCAGCGAGAGGAAGACCAGGGCAGTGACTCCTCTGCCACAGCCATCGGTGGGTGCTCTTTTCATGCAGGTCCCAGGTATTTGGAAAGGGTGCAATTTGTTTGCCTGTGAGCAGCATGAGATTACTCTCTTAGGAGAAGGGTGATCTTTTGTGAAGGTGGCATGCAAACACCCTCTGATTTCTGTCTTGTGTTTTGCCCCATAAGTCAAAAAATTATGTTCTCCACAGATTATATCCCACCAACTCTCTCCGTGCAGTCTGTAGCTGTGCCTTGCCTGCAGCTCACCCCAGGACCACGGGATGCACCTGGAGGTAAGCTTTGCAGTTAACTGGAGAGATTGCAAGCAGTTTTACTTCCACAGGAATGTGCAACTGTTAAAACAGGAATGAGCATTGCAcatgtctccttccctcccattgaGAGTCTACTCTCTCCTCATGGAAGAGGACCAGGAATGTGTAGTGACTGCTGCCAAGCTGAATCAGTGAGAAGGCTGCTGTGTAGAGAATTGATGAaacccccctccagctcccaatGGATCACTGATTTCGTGTTTGATTTGCAGATGAAatgtctggagaggaggaggaagaacctgCTGCACAGAGGACTGTTGAGGCTCCCAGGCCCCTCTCTATCATGGGGCCCCGAAAGCGGACGCGGAGGGGGCAGAAACATGTCTCCGTGCTCACCAATCTCGGCCAGAGGCTCCTCAAGCAGGGAGAAGAGGACATGCGGCAGTGCAGGGCCATAGCAGACTCCTTGGTGcgtttggagagggaaaggatgAACAAGATGGAGGCAATCTCCAATAGAGAATTGGAAAACTCAAGGGAAGAAGCAAGGTTGGCCAGGGAGATGTTCTCTGCCAGCATGCAGGAGAACAATGCCATCCTTCGTGGGACTGTGCAGTCTATGAACAGGATGGGAGACCTGGTGGAGAGGATTGTGGTGCTCATGGAGGCCAGGGAAAAATGGGAACTGGCCAGTCCACCACATCCCACCACCTCACAGATCCCCCCAACACCACCAGCCTCCACGTCCCCCCACTCCTGGAACTAGCCAGGGAACCCAGACCAGAAGCCAGGTCAAAAGGATGAGAATAATAAAACCGAGGGACAAGTATTCACTATGAGAGCATTTTGCTTATCCAATTACCCACTTTTTTGTTTACAATAAAAGGTTTATTCTGCTATAGCAGTGCTTGTGGTGGTCATCATTTCTCTTGGGCATTCCAAGAGCAGTGATGGAATGTGGCTCAGGATTATAACAGGGGCAATCCCTCTCAGTAATGTGTGAAGGTTTGAGGTTGTTATGTTGGGTGGGGgtggtttttaaatgttgactCAAGAAGACAGCAAAGGCTACATTTTGAATTTTAACATTTATGAAACAGTTTTAATTTTACAACAACACACAACATCAAAAcaaccctccctctttccctccctcaaacctgccctcccttcccctaCAATAAACACAACAAATCAATAACTGAACAACTTCTTTTGAACACCCTATCCCACCCTCCACCCACAATAACATCagtaacaatacataaaacaatctacaTCCCCTCTCCCTCATTTCTCTTTCACGCCCATCCATACAAGAATTGGAATACAAGACGTTCTTATAGTATGAACAAGGCTATAATCTCAACGAAGTCTATATATGGACTTCAGAGAGCAAAACTAGCTATAAGGTTACCTGTCAGATATTAGCCCTGAGAATACTGATGTGAATTCTTTATGAATACATGAGTCTAAGGGTTGAATTTACAGATTTCATGCTGCAAAAtgtggaataattttttttagctGAAAGGCCAAGGAggggtatcaggaaaaaaaagtagGAAATTGATTATCCAGACGGATATCTGATAATTAGATTAGAATATTATCATTAGGTTGGGATTCATGATATCTATTACATTAAaagcaggggttttttttgtgtttgtttttgttttttactactATCTGATTGTGGAGCCAAAAAGCAGTTCAGTCCTAAATCTTAGTTTTCAGTCCTAAATTATAGTTAACTTGAGCACATAATTAATAGAGCTAAATTGATTAGAGATCAATTGCTGAGGGAAAGGgttaaaaaatctaataattaTATTATCAGCCTTAATTATCAAAAGAAGCAATGGCACATCATCCAGTTCATTCCAGGATGTGAAAATTCCCCTACATTTGGCTACAGAAGAACTAAATTGATTAGGGATTATATTACAAGATTGGACTTGTGGGCTAGGATATATTAGCATTTCTAGTAGATGTGTAAAAACAAGAATTATTAAGCAGAGATCTAAAATTAGACACAAAACCATGGATGCTATTTAGTTCAACATTTTGTCACAATAAATCAGCAGATTACATTTTTTGTGATTTAGAAGtttatttctaattttttttatctGACAAATGTCTAGAATTTTCTCTTCAAAGAGGAGGCTTTCTGGATCAATTACAAACAGCCTCTCTTCTTGGTTTAATTAATGAGCTGGAATTTATCCTGCTATTTATACGTGTATACAGAAGCATTCTCAATTTTATAGTACTAAAGTTGTTTACCCCTTTACATTTAGCATCTTCTATTTGCTTAGTAAGAGCCTTTCTGGAAACACATCCGGTGCTGTTGCTATTTGTACTCTGACAAAGGTATGGGCTCCATTCAGTCTTCTTTTGGTAAACTGCCAATGTATACTATGATAATGTTGTAGTTCATACCTTATCAGCAGAAGACAGTTTCGCCAGTTTATCTACTGAATATTTGTAAACTGCAGTGCCCCAAGCAGGAGGAATATTCAACACGATGTTATGCTGATTATGAAATatcaaagaattttttaaaatactgtatgCATTAGGAAGTCCTTGAAACATGTGTCATACTTGGAAAACACGTAGCATACATGTCTCAGAGATTGTGTACTTCCCTTGGTTCATATTAGTAAAAggattttgttaatttttattgtttattagatTGATTTGCTGCATGCTAGTGTGTTTTCATATAaagtaattttattgttattgagtATGTGTtatatattagatttatataGTTTTGTGATGCTCTTTTGATCTGACTATAATTATCACAGTGTTGTCCCTTGTACAGTGTTGTCCCTTGCAGCTGTGGCTAACAGCAGCTTGGTATGCAGgtattataaatatttatttctttactgtGGAAAACATATCAAGCAGCTGCTAAAAACACAGGAGTAGCCCCAattgtttttaattcagtttaACAGCCCTACACAGCACAAAAATATAGTTTTATTCCCAGAATGTCTAAAGAGGCTCTTAATCTGACAAGACAGTCACTCCTGCAGCACTAAAGTATGCCTATAAAGGTTCATGCCACAATAAATCAGTTGATCTGTGGATGGATAGGA
It contains:
- the LOC143822684 gene encoding uncharacterized protein LOC143822684 isoform X1, which translates into the protein MESKSQKNSQSSTFQTSGRGPTWRDAEVRDLLAIFIEEKIQNALNSSHRNREVFEEVAVRMRALGHNRTGLECRSKTKTMRAEYFRCVAHNRIPGEAPVTCPYFEVQRAIYGECNGDRRPKRVPRSLKLIKKKHMMEDSSQQQPYDPDEGPSTARSHPRIDAEPERMEMVTLNLFPILPGEEAVLHCPTSLASETQLPEPSTQASEKISPQREEDQGSDSSATAIDYIPPTLSVQSVAVPCLQLTPGPRDAPGDEMSGEEEEEPAAQRTVEAPRPLSIMGPRKRTRRGQKHVSVLTNLGQRLLKQGEEDMRQCRAIADSLVRLERERMNKMEAISNRELENSREEARLAREMFSASMQENNAILRGTVQSMNRMGDLVERIVVLMEAREKWELASPPHPTTSQIPPTPPASTSPHSWN
- the LOC143822684 gene encoding uncharacterized protein LOC143822684 isoform X2, whose amino-acid sequence is MRALGHNRTGLECRSKTKTMRAEYFRCVAHNRIPGEAPVTCPYFEVQRAIYGECNGDRRPKRVPRSLKLIKKKHMMEDSSQQQPYDPDEGPSTARSHPRIDAEPERMEMVTLNLFPILPGEEAVLHCPTSLASETQLPEPSTQASEKISPQREEDQGSDSSATAIDYIPPTLSVQSVAVPCLQLTPGPRDAPGDEMSGEEEEEPAAQRTVEAPRPLSIMGPRKRTRRGQKHVSVLTNLGQRLLKQGEEDMRQCRAIADSLVRLERERMNKMEAISNRELENSREEARLAREMFSASMQENNAILRGTVQSMNRMGDLVERIVVLMEAREKWELASPPHPTTSQIPPTPPASTSPHSWN